The region TCTCCCAACGCTGCTCGGTGACACGGGTGGGATCAGTGCTGTCGAGCACCTCGAGCGGGGTTGCAGGGCAAGGCCGGGCGCACCCGTCTCGAGCGGCCCACCACGAGGCCGTCTGCGCAGCAGACAGCACAGCTCCGCGCTCCCCCGCACGTCCGATGGCCCCCCCGTCATACGGCATGACCGGATCTGCGGTGCCGTTGAAGAGCACCACGGGTACCGATCGGGCCGGACGGCGCGCCTGCAGCGCGCGCGGAAGCAGCGCCGAGACCGGTGCGATGGCCGCAACCAGATCTGCGCGGTCACACGCAAATCGCATGGCCATCATGCCGCCATTGGAGATTCCCGTGACGTAGACCCGCGCGCGGTCGATGCTGAAGTCGTCATCGAGATTCTGGAGCAAGGTCTCCAGAAACGCCACGTCGTCTACGTCGGGACCCACCCCGCGCCCGTCGTTCCAGCCGTGATCTACCCCATCCGGGTAGGCCACAAGCGCTCCCGATTCATCGGCAAGCGTCTCAAAGCCACCTCGGGTGAGCGCGCGCACCTCTTCAGCGCTGCCGCCTCGAGCGTGCAGAACCAGAAGAAGCGCGGGGTTTCGCGCCAGTCGACGAGGCACGGCAACGAGGGCCGTGCGCTCC is a window of Pseudomonadota bacterium DNA encoding:
- a CDS encoding alpha/beta fold hydrolase, which encodes ERTALVAVPRRLARNPALLLVLHARGGSAEEVRALTRGGFETLADESGALVAYPDGVDHGWNDGRGVGPDVDDVAFLETLLQNLDDDFSIDRARVYVTGISNGGMMAMRFACDRADLVAAIAPVSALLPRALQARRPARSVPVVLFNGTADPVMPYDGGAIGRAGERGAVLSAAQTASWWAARDGCARPCPATPLEVLDSTDPTRVTEQRWESGRADAEVVQLTIEGGGHTWPGGQPYRSAGRGATSRNIDACLRIWRFFSRHPSR